The following are from one region of the Candidatus Obscuribacterales bacterium genome:
- a CDS encoding tetratricopeptide repeat protein, with the protein MKRLCRKAFSLLFVLALTTPVALASDAWTAYINAGDHQFQDNKLDDAEKSYQDALTDIEVEGGIKLAYTLNRLATIHRLQHKWQEALEESRSALTIWNQKRGAASLESGRTMTDYAEASLNLGLPADTENYLRQALVIACRPKNTSMLGSQFQGRNQYVNNLINDPSTIPGSPDAARVLNGWVNYYLAGDHYAEAESLQKRSIEMLNQSSGYDNSAIFSPPSEFIPWGGSPDLADAYLKLAEIYCIQSRSDLADPFFTKAIDLLIDKLGESDKRTQEAIAKRLKCR; encoded by the coding sequence ATGAAACGACTTTGTAGAAAAGCATTCTCTCTCCTTTTCGTGTTGGCACTCACGACACCCGTCGCACTCGCCTCCGATGCCTGGACCGCCTACATCAACGCCGGCGACCACCAATTCCAAGACAACAAGCTCGACGACGCCGAAAAATCCTACCAAGATGCCCTCACCGACATCGAAGTCGAAGGCGGCATCAAACTTGCCTACACCCTTAATCGTCTCGCCACCATCCACCGCCTCCAGCACAAGTGGCAAGAAGCACTCGAAGAATCCCGCAGTGCCTTAACCATCTGGAATCAAAAACGCGGCGCTGCCTCACTTGAATCCGGGCGCACCATGACCGACTACGCCGAAGCATCGCTAAATTTGGGTCTACCTGCCGATACCGAAAACTACCTGCGCCAAGCGCTTGTTATAGCTTGCCGCCCCAAAAACACGTCCATGCTCGGCTCCCAATTCCAAGGTCGCAATCAATACGTCAATAACTTGATAAACGACCCATCAACAATCCCCGGCTCACCCGACGCAGCACGCGTCCTCAATGGCTGGGTGAATTACTATCTGGCTGGCGATCACTACGCCGAAGCAGAATCTCTACAAAAGCGCTCCATCGAAATGCTCAATCAATCATCCGGCTACGACAACTCTGCTATTTTCAGTCCACCCAGTGAATTTATTCCCTGGGGTGGCTCACCGGATTTAGCAGACGCCTACCTTAAACTTGCCGAAATCTATTGCATACAAAGCCGCTCGGATCTAGCCGACCCGTTTTTTACCAAAGCAATTGATCTACTAATCGACAAGCTGGGAGAGTCAGACAAACGCACCCAGGAAGCAATAGCAAAACGTCTGAAATGTCGCTAG
- a CDS encoding RNA-binding protein yields MNTKLFIGNLAFSVSEAQLKEIFSQAGTVVSVAIPVDRQTGRKRGFAFVEMSSQEEAEAAISQFNGQAIEGRQVAVNPSQPREAGVGGGGRSGGGGGGKFRRDRY; encoded by the coding sequence ATGAACACGAAACTATTTATAGGTAACCTAGCCTTCTCCGTAAGCGAAGCCCAACTTAAGGAAATTTTTTCCCAAGCTGGAACCGTTGTATCCGTTGCTATTCCAGTTGATCGCCAAACCGGCAGAAAGCGTGGTTTTGCCTTTGTTGAAATGAGCAGCCAAGAAGAAGCTGAAGCAGCAATCAGCCAATTCAATGGTCAAGCTATCGAGGGTCGTCAGGTCGCTGTTAACCCATCGCAGCCACGTGAAGCTGGCGTCGGCGGTGGCGGACGCAGTGGCGGTGGTGGTGGCGGTAAATTCCGTCGCGATCGCTACTAA
- the accB gene encoding acetyl-CoA carboxylase biotin carboxyl carrier protein, whose translation MKIDFEQIRELLTVVSETDITELTIESGEERVTVKKSGPAGQLVAVAPTARPAPELINAAPDAPSDIKGNETNGLLPITSPMVGTFYRSPSPSAPSFVDIGDSVTIGQTVCIIEAMKLMNDLPSEISGRVVKVCVENGTTVEYGQPLFLVDPRG comes from the coding sequence GTGAAGATTGATTTTGAACAAATTCGTGAGCTATTGACGGTCGTATCGGAGACCGACATCACTGAACTCACCATTGAGTCCGGTGAAGAACGCGTCACCGTTAAGAAGTCCGGTCCTGCCGGTCAGCTCGTTGCTGTAGCACCGACTGCTAGACCAGCGCCGGAACTGATTAATGCTGCGCCTGACGCTCCGTCCGACATAAAAGGCAATGAGACAAACGGTCTTCTGCCAATTACGTCGCCAATGGTCGGCACCTTCTATAGATCGCCATCGCCATCTGCACCTTCCTTTGTGGATATTGGTGACAGTGTCACAATTGGCCAAACGGTCTGCATTATCGAAGCAATGAAGTTGATGAACGATCTGCCGTCTGAAATCTCAGGACGTGTAGTCAAAGTTTGTGTTGAAAACGGAACAACCGTTGAATACGGTCAGCCACTCTTCTTGGTTGATCCAAGAGGATAA
- a CDS encoding response regulator: MVQVLVLDNKGANTKLAKELLTPLGHQVIPVIGSSLALFLAHKNLPELILSDAESSDGTGFDFIRAVKSDPELSAIPFVFLVSQNDSSLEAQALKLGAEKFLKQPMKANELLQEIQPYLKERKSLRPPETPE; this comes from the coding sequence ATGGTCCAAGTACTCGTTTTAGACAATAAGGGCGCAAACACAAAACTGGCCAAGGAATTGCTTACTCCACTTGGTCATCAAGTGATTCCTGTCATCGGATCGTCCCTTGCTCTTTTCCTGGCGCACAAGAACTTGCCGGAGCTGATACTTTCTGACGCCGAATCATCTGACGGAACAGGTTTTGATTTCATTCGCGCCGTCAAATCAGATCCGGAACTAAGCGCAATTCCATTTGTGTTTCTTGTAAGCCAAAACGATTCATCACTGGAAGCTCAGGCACTAAAACTTGGAGCCGAAAAATTCTTGAAGCAACCAATGAAAGCAAATGAGCTTCTTCAAGAGATCCAACCTTATTTAAAGGAACGCAAATCCCTCCGCCCACCCGAAACCCCGGAATAA
- a CDS encoding tetratricopeptide repeat protein — MGAFKGLRSLGVMLAISATLAGCMQPDGYEVASTAGDQAFKDKQYDSAERGYLRAVDFAEQEYHKGQGESNLIEGLKSLGKCYSAQNKYAEAEPHYLRAAQLLESKVGTDMVKSGKLSPDFENWVSVLLSVADNYRAEGKFADAEKTYKRVLDLESKLTNPDKVIKAEAQSELAECYAKQGKQKDAVTLFKTALADVEKAEGPRKQEVLIDTLEDYAQTLMDLKQTSEAEKLHERAKELRAKLNVENN; from the coding sequence ATGGGGGCATTTAAGGGCTTGCGCAGCTTGGGAGTGATGCTGGCAATCTCTGCCACTTTGGCCGGCTGCATGCAACCGGACGGTTATGAAGTTGCAAGCACGGCTGGCGATCAGGCTTTTAAAGACAAGCAATATGATTCTGCTGAAAGAGGATATCTGCGGGCGGTAGATTTTGCCGAGCAGGAATATCACAAGGGACAAGGCGAGTCCAATCTTATTGAAGGCTTGAAGTCCTTGGGGAAATGCTATTCGGCGCAAAACAAATATGCCGAAGCCGAGCCTCATTATTTGCGGGCTGCTCAACTTTTGGAATCCAAAGTGGGCACAGATATGGTGAAGTCCGGCAAGTTGAGCCCGGATTTTGAGAATTGGGTTTCTGTCTTATTGTCGGTTGCGGACAACTATCGCGCCGAAGGCAAATTTGCTGATGCGGAAAAAACATATAAGCGAGTCTTGGATTTGGAATCTAAGCTGACTAATCCGGACAAAGTAATTAAAGCTGAGGCACAATCCGAATTGGCTGAATGTTATGCCAAGCAAGGCAAGCAAAAGGATGCGGTTACCTTGTTTAAGACTGCCCTGGCTGATGTAGAAAAAGCCGAAGGTCCGCGCAAACAAGAAGTGTTGATTGATACACTGGAAGATTATGCTCAGACTCTCATGGATTTGAAACAGACGAGCGAGGCAGAAAAGCTTCATGAACGAGCCAAGGAATTACGTGCCAAACTCAATGTTGAGAATAATTAG
- a CDS encoding site-specific integrase gives MSKPPKLGEMRNGIWHRYPNVYIVATTIDGKRHQRSFGNDYEAAVLYMDRLNQERRLKKLRGENPVLDQIAHSKSGISVKEVLLNYCRTREQFLKQGTIESYKYLLNRLAPLWKVEAESLSVAEISKFISSLKSAGLSNKTIRELIMLCRSAFNMAIDHDLIAAHRNAFAKIKAPVIEKHEPQPFSEEEIEAIFEELNPRLRLMFWVQFSTGLRTGELIALRFGDVDFQRNRINVQRTRRHGLENAPKTKSSLRQVFMPPDVRAALLELKTVRKAKKDDYLFLTQYGLPYADVPVEAWKDAVERAGVEYRRCYTLRHSFASHALSNNVRLSYVSEALGHSSVNVTAQKYIRHIPDANSEDESKLAKLSKKSGTKLSSSCRGFAAVAKKKA, from the coding sequence ATGAGCAAACCGCCCAAACTTGGTGAAATGCGGAACGGAATATGGCATCGGTATCCGAATGTCTATATCGTCGCAACGACCATAGACGGAAAGCGCCACCAACGCTCTTTCGGCAACGACTATGAAGCTGCTGTCCTGTATATGGATCGCCTGAATCAAGAGAGGCGTCTGAAGAAACTTCGTGGAGAAAATCCAGTCCTAGATCAAATTGCACACAGCAAATCGGGAATCTCCGTTAAGGAGGTTCTCTTAAACTATTGCCGAACAAGAGAGCAGTTTTTAAAGCAAGGAACTATTGAGTCCTACAAATACTTGCTCAATCGATTAGCGCCTTTATGGAAGGTTGAAGCGGAAAGTCTAAGCGTTGCCGAAATCTCAAAATTCATAAGCTCTCTGAAGAGCGCTGGACTAAGCAATAAGACTATCCGAGAACTTATTATGCTGTGCAGATCAGCATTTAATATGGCAATAGATCACGACCTAATTGCTGCACACCGAAATGCATTTGCAAAAATCAAAGCTCCGGTCATAGAAAAACATGAACCACAACCGTTCAGTGAGGAAGAGATTGAAGCAATTTTCGAAGAACTTAATCCTAGGCTTCGACTGATGTTTTGGGTTCAATTTTCCACTGGCTTACGCACCGGTGAACTAATTGCATTACGGTTTGGTGATGTAGATTTCCAGCGGAACAGAATCAACGTCCAGAGAACCCGCAGACACGGCTTAGAAAACGCGCCAAAAACTAAAAGTTCTCTGCGTCAAGTATTTATGCCTCCAGATGTCAGAGCTGCTCTTCTAGAACTGAAGACTGTACGAAAGGCAAAGAAAGATGACTATCTATTTTTGACTCAGTACGGATTACCTTATGCAGATGTGCCGGTTGAGGCTTGGAAAGATGCAGTCGAGAGAGCCGGTGTTGAATACAGAAGGTGTTACACACTTCGGCACAGCTTCGCCTCTCATGCTCTAAGCAACAACGTGCGTCTGTCGTATGTATCGGAAGCCCTTGGGCATAGTTCCGTCAACGTCACTGCGCAGAAATATATACGGCACATTCCTGATGCAAACTCGGAAGACGAGAGCAAACTTGCCAAATTATCGAAGAAGTCAGGTACTAAATTATCTTCTTCTTGCCGCGGTTTTGCCGCGGTCGCCAAGAAGAAGGCTTGA
- the efp gene encoding elongation factor P: MISSNDFRPGVTIEYNNGVWQIVEAMHVKPGKGAAFVRTKMRNVETGNVMETTFRAAEKVPSAVVEKSQMQFLFKGGDSYTMMDQENYEQIELTEKEIGEGVEFLKEGLEGIQVLKYQGRIIGVELPNTVELIVTETVPDERGDTSSGGGKPATLETGAIITVPFHLKQGEKIRVDTRTRKYLTRV; this comes from the coding sequence ATGATTTCCAGTAATGACTTTCGTCCGGGCGTAACCATCGAGTACAACAACGGTGTTTGGCAAATTGTTGAAGCCATGCACGTTAAACCAGGAAAAGGCGCAGCCTTCGTCCGCACAAAGATGCGGAATGTGGAAACCGGCAACGTAATGGAAACAACTTTCCGCGCCGCAGAAAAAGTACCATCGGCAGTTGTGGAAAAATCGCAAATGCAATTCTTGTTCAAGGGTGGTGATTCATACACCATGATGGATCAAGAAAACTACGAGCAAATTGAACTCACTGAGAAAGAAATCGGTGAAGGTGTTGAGTTTCTCAAAGAAGGTCTTGAAGGCATTCAAGTCCTTAAGTATCAAGGCAGAATTATTGGTGTTGAACTGCCGAACACAGTGGAATTAATTGTTACGGAAACCGTTCCCGATGAGCGTGGTGATACAAGCTCCGGCGGCGGCAAACCGGCTACTTTGGAAACAGGAGCTATTATCACAGTCCCATTCCACCTGAAGCAGGGTGAAAAAATTCGTGTTGATACGCGCACACGCAAGTATCTAACTAGAGTCTAA
- a CDS encoding valine--tRNA ligase, which produces MLETKTAYSPKEVEEKWTKTWFSNDVYNLEVHADRPCFSIALPPPNITGNLHMGHALNGTLQDILIRWHRMQGYNVLWQPGTDHAGIATQMVVERKLKKEGLNRHKLGREKFLEHVWEWRDQYGNQIYEQYKSLGVAFTWNRAAFTMDETYVRAIKRAFVTLFNEGYIYRGNRVTNWCPRCQTSLSDLEVEHKDTKGHLYHIKYLLKDGSGELVVATTRPESMFGDVAVAVHPDDARYKNYIGKEVLLPLTKRPIPIIADQYVDRQFGTGALKITPAHDANDWEVGQRHNLEQPTVIDAHGKLMVCDFVPKNLHGIERFEARKTIVAELEETGLLVEAKDYDHGVAICERCHEVLEPRLSDQWYLKMKELAEPAIKVVEEDRVVFIPDRYAATYLDWMKNIRDWCISRQLWWGHRIPIWTCADCNHQGAFEEDPTKCPQCGSAKFIQDEDVLDTWFSSALWPFATLGWPEKTGEMSVFYPTTVLSTAREIINLWVARMIFMSLKFLGTIPFKHVLIHPVVQTPDGKRMSKSKGNAIDPLDMIAKYGADANRFFFASGGVKGDQDVRFREDRVEEYRRFANKLWNAGRFTLTQLEGYKLDFAKPKNLTLADRWILDRYQHMLKAVHEGLRDYDFAEVSRQIYDFTWDYFCDWYLEIAKIQLANEETKQQTQWVLHAIFEGLMRAMHPIMPFITEELWSKIPKSAFLSDLDSIMFAPYPRPDEQYFDAEADEKMQLLMRTIRSIRNIRQTYNVPASAEAEVLISSSNDELKSFKDGQDYIKRLARVNPLTIDKEVKAPAQAASEVIGTTKIFVPLGNLIDMEKAKEKLTLRQDSLTKELAKVKVVIDNPDFKARAPKEKVETIEAQVKDLETQLQSVAAQIKVLET; this is translated from the coding sequence ATGTTAGAAACAAAAACCGCCTATAGCCCTAAAGAAGTCGAGGAAAAGTGGACCAAGACCTGGTTTAGCAACGATGTCTACAACCTGGAAGTGCACGCCGACAGACCGTGTTTTTCCATCGCTTTGCCTCCGCCAAACATTACGGGCAATTTACACATGGGGCATGCCTTGAACGGCACCTTGCAAGACATTTTGATTCGCTGGCATCGCATGCAGGGCTACAACGTCCTCTGGCAGCCAGGCACAGACCACGCCGGAATAGCCACTCAGATGGTTGTTGAGCGCAAGCTGAAAAAAGAAGGACTTAATCGTCATAAACTTGGTCGCGAAAAATTCCTAGAACACGTATGGGAGTGGCGTGATCAATACGGCAACCAGATATATGAGCAATACAAAAGCCTAGGCGTTGCCTTCACATGGAATCGCGCAGCTTTCACAATGGACGAGACTTATGTGAGAGCAATTAAACGCGCGTTCGTTACATTATTCAATGAAGGATATATCTATCGCGGCAATCGCGTAACAAATTGGTGTCCACGTTGCCAAACAAGTTTGTCTGATTTGGAAGTTGAACACAAAGATACAAAAGGTCATCTCTATCACATCAAGTACTTGCTGAAAGATGGCTCAGGCGAATTAGTTGTAGCCACAACAAGACCTGAATCAATGTTTGGTGATGTGGCTGTGGCAGTGCATCCAGATGATGCTCGCTATAAGAATTACATCGGCAAAGAAGTATTGCTTCCTTTGACCAAGCGTCCAATTCCAATAATTGCCGATCAATATGTTGATCGGCAATTCGGTACGGGTGCTCTAAAAATTACTCCGGCCCATGATGCTAACGACTGGGAAGTTGGTCAGCGCCATAATCTGGAACAACCAACCGTCATTGATGCGCATGGCAAATTGATGGTTTGCGATTTTGTGCCGAAAAATCTTCATGGCATTGAACGCTTTGAAGCACGCAAAACAATTGTTGCCGAATTAGAAGAAACAGGACTTTTAGTCGAAGCCAAAGATTACGATCATGGTGTCGCTATCTGCGAACGCTGTCACGAAGTACTAGAACCACGTCTATCTGATCAGTGGTATCTAAAAATGAAGGAGCTTGCTGAGCCGGCAATTAAGGTCGTCGAAGAAGATCGCGTTGTATTTATTCCGGATCGTTATGCAGCAACATATTTAGATTGGATGAAAAACATTCGTGACTGGTGTATTAGTCGCCAGCTCTGGTGGGGACACCGTATTCCAATCTGGACTTGTGCAGACTGCAACCATCAGGGAGCATTTGAAGAAGATCCAACAAAATGTCCTCAATGCGGCAGCGCCAAATTTATACAAGATGAAGACGTGTTAGACACTTGGTTTTCTTCAGCACTTTGGCCATTTGCTACTTTAGGCTGGCCGGAAAAGACAGGCGAAATGTCTGTCTTCTATCCGACGACTGTTCTCTCTACAGCCCGCGAAATCATCAACCTCTGGGTTGCCCGCATGATTTTCATGAGTTTGAAATTCCTAGGAACAATTCCTTTCAAGCACGTGCTTATCCATCCGGTAGTGCAGACTCCTGACGGCAAGCGCATGTCCAAATCAAAAGGCAATGCCATTGATCCATTGGATATGATCGCCAAATACGGCGCAGATGCCAACCGCTTCTTCTTCGCTTCCGGCGGCGTTAAGGGCGACCAAGACGTCCGCTTCCGCGAAGACCGCGTTGAGGAATACCGCCGCTTCGCTAACAAGTTATGGAATGCCGGTAGATTTACTTTGACGCAATTGGAAGGCTATAAACTAGACTTCGCTAAACCAAAAAATCTCACACTTGCAGACAGATGGATTCTGGATCGCTATCAACACATGTTGAAAGCTGTTCATGAGGGTCTGCGCGACTATGACTTCGCTGAAGTTAGCCGTCAAATCTATGACTTCACGTGGGATTACTTCTGCGACTGGTATTTGGAAATTGCCAAAATTCAGTTAGCCAATGAAGAAACAAAGCAACAAACCCAGTGGGTATTGCATGCAATATTTGAAGGTTTGATGCGTGCAATGCACCCAATCATGCCATTCATTACAGAAGAACTCTGGAGCAAGATTCCTAAGTCAGCCTTCTTGTCAGACTTAGATTCAATTATGTTTGCTCCATATCCACGACCGGATGAACAATACTTCGATGCTGAAGCCGACGAAAAAATGCAGCTATTAATGCGGACAATAAGATCAATCCGCAACATTCGCCAAACATACAATGTCCCAGCATCTGCCGAAGCCGAAGTGCTAATTAGTTCCTCCAACGATGAACTCAAGTCCTTCAAAGACGGTCAGGATTACATCAAGCGCCTAGCTCGCGTCAATCCACTAACAATTGACAAAGAAGTGAAAGCTCCTGCCCAAGCCGCCAGCGAAGTAATTGGCACTACCAAAATTTTTGTACCTTTGGGCAACTTGATTGACATGGAAAAGGCCAAAGAGAAACTCACTCTTCGCCAAGATTCTTTAACCAAGGAATTGGCAAAAGTCAAAGTCGTCATAGACAACCCAGACTTCAAAGCCAGAGCACCCAAAGAAAAGGTCGAAACCATAGAAGCCCAAGTAAAAGACCTGGAAACTCAGCTTCAATCAGTAGCCGCTCAAATAAAAGTACTCGAGACTTAG
- a CDS encoding DNA alkylation repair protein: MSYAKNLVQFVEKELNAKRNSTKAKEMAAYMKTDMPFYGVQKPERELIYKRIKKEFKPANFKDYEQGVRALWKLKHREEKYTALTLACQNDEFITSKSMPLFEDLIREGSWWDFVDVIAVDLVGRALLKERQSLKPLMYDWIEDDDFWIRRTAIISQNKHKKETDEKQLFEFCLAQTHEKEFFIRKAIGWALRQYSYSQPQSVKKFLQVNKQKLSPLSYREGAKQLVRIGTMK, from the coding sequence ATGTCCTATGCCAAGAATCTAGTTCAATTCGTTGAAAAGGAATTGAATGCAAAGCGCAATTCCACAAAAGCTAAAGAAATGGCCGCTTACATGAAGACGGACATGCCCTTTTATGGCGTCCAGAAACCAGAGCGCGAGCTTATCTACAAGCGGATCAAAAAAGAATTCAAACCGGCAAATTTCAAAGACTATGAGCAAGGTGTCCGGGCTCTCTGGAAATTAAAGCACCGCGAAGAGAAGTACACAGCACTTACCCTTGCCTGCCAAAATGACGAATTCATCACATCCAAATCAATGCCCTTGTTCGAAGACTTAATTCGCGAAGGCTCCTGGTGGGACTTTGTCGACGTTATTGCCGTCGATCTTGTCGGACGTGCATTACTCAAGGAACGCCAATCACTAAAGCCACTCATGTACGACTGGATAGAAGATGACGATTTCTGGATTAGACGTACGGCAATAATTTCTCAAAACAAGCACAAAAAAGAAACCGACGAAAAACAACTATTTGAATTTTGCCTTGCACAAACACACGAAAAAGAATTCTTCATTCGCAAAGCAATTGGTTGGGCACTGCGTCAGTACAGCTACAGCCAGCCACAAAGCGTGAAGAAGTTTCTGCAAGTCAACAAGCAAAAGCTATCGCCACTTAGCTATCGCGAAGGAGCTAAGCAACTAGTTCGTATTGGCACAATGAAGTAG
- the accC gene encoding acetyl-CoA carboxylase biotin carboxylase subunit, whose translation MLEKVLIANRGEIALRVIRACRELGIRTVAVYSQADAESLHVKLADEAYCIGPPVGERSYLHIPAIISTAVVTGADGIHPGYGFLSENANFAEICNDHRIKFIGPSPAAIRGMGDKSSAKDTMRKAGVPVVPGSVGLITNEADAHKLADEIGYPVIVKATAGGGGRGMRVAADSAQLSRAIAAARSEATAAFGEGGVYLEKYLKPIRHVEIQVLADGHGNVVHMGERDCSIQRRHQKLIEEAPSPALTPELRSKMGAAAVLAAREIGYEGAGTIEFILAGDQFYFMEMNTRIQVEHPVTEMLVGIDLIKEQVKIASGMKLPFKQEDIVLRGHAIECRINAEDPDRNFLPSAGRVDAYVAPGGPWVRVDSHVYPGYNIPPFYDSLVGKLIVWGQDRDEAIRRMHRALDEYAITGIKTTIPFHQKVLANPYFMRGEVSTDFIEQHMLPKEDKKKVASEVK comes from the coding sequence ATGCTAGAAAAAGTATTGATCGCTAACCGCGGCGAAATTGCTCTGAGAGTCATCAGAGCTTGTAGAGAACTTGGCATACGCACAGTTGCTGTTTATTCACAAGCAGATGCTGAGTCCTTGCACGTCAAATTAGCTGACGAAGCATATTGCATCGGACCACCCGTTGGTGAACGCAGCTATTTGCATATTCCAGCAATCATCAGTACCGCAGTAGTAACTGGTGCAGATGGTATTCACCCAGGCTATGGCTTCTTATCTGAGAATGCCAACTTTGCTGAAATTTGCAACGACCACAGAATCAAATTCATCGGACCATCGCCTGCTGCAATTCGCGGCATGGGTGATAAGTCATCTGCTAAGGACACCATGCGTAAAGCAGGTGTTCCTGTTGTGCCTGGATCTGTCGGACTAATTACGAATGAAGCAGACGCGCATAAATTGGCTGACGAAATTGGTTATCCGGTTATTGTAAAAGCAACTGCCGGTGGTGGCGGACGCGGTATGCGTGTTGCTGCCGACTCAGCTCAACTAAGTCGCGCAATAGCTGCTGCTCGTAGTGAAGCAACCGCAGCGTTTGGCGAAGGCGGCGTCTATCTCGAAAAATACTTGAAGCCTATTCGTCACGTAGAAATTCAGGTATTAGCTGATGGTCACGGAAATGTTGTGCACATGGGTGAGCGTGATTGCTCTATTCAAAGACGACACCAAAAGCTTATTGAAGAGGCTCCTAGCCCTGCGCTAACGCCTGAGTTGCGTTCCAAGATGGGAGCTGCCGCGGTACTAGCTGCTCGCGAGATTGGCTATGAAGGCGCCGGCACAATTGAATTTATTCTTGCCGGTGATCAGTTCTACTTCATGGAAATGAATACGCGTATTCAAGTTGAGCATCCTGTGACGGAAATGCTTGTTGGAATTGACCTTATTAAGGAACAAGTGAAGATTGCCTCCGGTATGAAGCTGCCATTCAAGCAAGAAGACATCGTATTGCGTGGGCATGCAATTGAATGCCGTATCAATGCCGAAGATCCTGATCGTAATTTCTTGCCGTCAGCCGGTCGCGTGGATGCATACGTTGCTCCAGGTGGTCCGTGGGTGCGTGTAGATAGCCATGTCTATCCTGGTTACAACATTCCACCGTTTTATGATTCTTTGGTCGGCAAATTAATTGTCTGGGGGCAAGATCGCGATGAAGCAATTCGCCGTATGCACAGAGCATTAGATGAATATGCCATCACCGGCATCAAAACAACAATACCTTTCCATCAGAAAGTGCTTGCCAACCCGTATTTCATGCGCGGAGAAGTCAGTACCGACTTTATTGAACAACACATGCTTCCGAAAGAAGACAAGAAGAAAGTTGCTTCTGAAGTTAAGTAG